Proteins co-encoded in one Bacillus paramycoides genomic window:
- a CDS encoding aliphatic sulfonate ABC transporter substrate-binding protein: protein MNKKGKVLSFALVISLFLLGCEKSTASSKKEDVTIQIGIQQGLSPLLLAQKKGWFEEEFKKEGVKVKWTEFQSGPPYFEAIASNRLDFGEVGNSPVISAQAAGIEFTEIANTSYARKGTGILVQKDSKITSVKDLKGKKIAVAKGSSAFNLLYRALDKEGINAKDVNVIQLQPDEAQPAFESGSVDAWAIWDPFISLHTLNKGAKAITDGERLNVSSPEFLIARTKFAKEHPELVEKFLKVYEKARVWQESNLDEAIKIYTSAKKIDVEIVKEVFDHDKPILVPVTKEIIAEQQKTADFQYKLGSIKKEIKTDKVVDNSFVEKAVKAK, encoded by the coding sequence ATGAATAAAAAAGGAAAAGTTCTTTCTTTTGCATTAGTTATATCTTTATTTTTATTAGGATGCGAAAAAAGTACAGCAAGTAGCAAGAAAGAAGATGTAACAATTCAAATTGGTATACAGCAAGGATTAAGCCCTCTATTATTAGCACAGAAAAAAGGATGGTTTGAAGAGGAGTTTAAAAAAGAAGGAGTTAAAGTGAAATGGACAGAGTTTCAAAGCGGACCTCCTTATTTTGAAGCGATCGCATCAAATCGATTAGACTTTGGTGAAGTTGGCAACTCCCCAGTTATTTCCGCGCAAGCAGCAGGTATTGAATTTACCGAAATTGCTAATACCAGCTATGCGAGGAAAGGAACTGGAATTCTTGTACAAAAAGATAGCAAGATTACAAGTGTAAAAGATTTAAAAGGTAAAAAAATTGCCGTAGCAAAAGGGAGTAGCGCGTTTAATTTATTATATCGAGCATTAGATAAAGAAGGTATCAATGCGAAAGATGTAAATGTCATTCAACTGCAACCAGATGAAGCACAGCCGGCATTTGAATCTGGATCAGTAGATGCATGGGCCATTTGGGATCCATTCATTTCACTACATACGTTAAATAAAGGAGCAAAGGCTATTACAGATGGTGAACGATTAAATGTTTCTTCACCAGAGTTTTTAATTGCAAGAACAAAGTTTGCGAAAGAGCATCCAGAATTAGTTGAGAAGTTTCTCAAAGTTTATGAAAAAGCTCGTGTATGGCAAGAATCAAACTTAGATGAGGCGATAAAAATATATACTTCTGCAAAGAAAATAGATGTTGAAATTGTAAAAGAAGTATTTGATCACGACAAACCAATTTTAGTTCCAGTAACGAAAGAAATAATAGCGGAACAGCAAAAGACAGCGGATTTTCAATATAAACTCGGTTCTATAAAGAAAGAAATCAAGACAGATAAAGTTGTAGATAATTCTTTCGTAGAAAAAGCAGTAAAGGCGAAATGA
- a CDS encoding ABC transporter ATP-binding protein — translation MTVSIEGVSKYFSKQTGTVQVLEDINFQLEKGDFVTVIGPSGCGKSTLLKIVAGLDNEFEGEVIIDGEKIVKPSKKQGFIFQEHRLFPWLTVEENIAADLSLKDKYVKDKVKEWVETVRLDGFEKSYLKEISGGMSQRVAIARALLRDPNVLLLDEPFGALDAFTRSHLQEVLLNIWEQKKTTMLFVTHDIDEAIYLSNRIILMSAKPGKIHKVIENNLPYPRSKTSELFQEIRTKVLQQFEHGGLIQTSI, via the coding sequence GTGACTGTTTCAATTGAAGGGGTTTCAAAATATTTTTCAAAACAAACTGGTACGGTTCAAGTATTAGAAGATATTAATTTTCAATTAGAGAAAGGGGATTTTGTCACTGTAATTGGACCGAGTGGTTGTGGGAAAAGTACGCTTTTGAAAATTGTTGCGGGATTAGACAACGAATTTGAAGGTGAAGTTATCATCGATGGAGAGAAAATCGTAAAACCGAGTAAGAAACAAGGTTTTATTTTTCAAGAACATCGCTTATTTCCGTGGTTAACAGTTGAAGAAAATATTGCTGCAGATTTGTCGTTAAAAGATAAGTACGTAAAAGATAAGGTAAAGGAATGGGTTGAAACCGTTCGATTAGATGGTTTTGAAAAATCTTATCTGAAGGAAATTTCAGGCGGGATGTCACAACGTGTTGCGATTGCGAGAGCTTTATTAAGAGATCCGAATGTATTATTACTTGATGAACCGTTCGGGGCACTTGATGCTTTTACTAGAAGTCATTTGCAAGAAGTACTGTTGAACATTTGGGAGCAGAAGAAAACGACAATGTTATTCGTCACTCATGATATAGACGAAGCGATATATCTTTCAAACCGAATTATCCTCATGAGTGCAAAGCCTGGAAAAATACATAAAGTGATTGAAAATAATTTACCTTATCCCCGTAGTAAAACTTCGGAATTATTCCAAGAAATTCGTACGAAAGTATTACAACAGTTTGAACACGGGGGACTGATTCAAACGAGTATATAG